Sequence from the Fulvivirga ligni genome:
GTTTAATCCCCAGTTTCCAATTAGAAGATCCATTTCTCCATCTTGATTTAGGTCAGTTGATATTATGGATTGATACCATCCGTTGCTATTAACTAGTCCTGGCACATTATATAATCTTTCGAGGTTGGCTCCTTTGTTTTTGAAAATTGTTGGGGGCATCCATTCGCCAACCACTATCAAATCGAGATCCGAGTCGTTATCGATATCCACCCATACACCATCCGTTACCATGCCTACTTTTACAAGTTTAGGCGCTACTGTAGCAGTAACGTCTATAAATTTACCATCACCTGAATTCTCAAGGATTCTGCTTGTTCCCGGACTACCATATTTACCAGGTTCCGCTCTTCCTCCTACAAAAAGATCTATGAAGCCATCATTATTGAAGTCACCGGCTTTTACACAAGCTCCCATATCAAAGAATCTAGGTAATGCAGATTCGGAGCGCGTAAAATCAATTTTGGAACCAGCACTTTTTTGGATATATACTCGATCCTGTAATGAAGCAGTACCTGCTGGAAACTCATACCCCCCGCTTACAACATATAGATCTTGCAAGCCATCATTATTTACATCAAGAAAAATTGCGTCAACATCTTCAAAATTTTGATCTGTCTTGAAGTCAGAGACTTCTAATGATCTAAAACTTCCATTTTTTTGTTGGATATAGACGCTACCTGCCTGGCCTGTGGCGCCTCCAATATAAAAATCATCAAGGCCATCACCGTTGATATCACATTTTGCTAATGAAGGTCCCTCACGAGATATCATATGATAGATTAGTCTTTCTCTATCAAAATCTACAAATGAATTTTCCTTGTGTTTGAACTCAGGAGTCATATTTATGTTAACACCCTTAATGTCAGATCCTTGATCAATTGTAGGACCTGAAAACATACTAGCATTTTGAATATCAATATGGAGTGTTTGATTAGCTTGTATGGCAGAATTAATTATTTGCTTTTTGTCAGGTCCCCATGTAACTATCAAGCTATCTACTTTAGAGCTTTTACCAAGACCAAAAATCAGTTCATAGTTCATTGAGGACTGGAAACCTTTGGTTGGAATATTTTCTAACATCTGTGTATTTCCTTGCCAGAATATTTGAACCCTTGCACCCACGCCAAATGGATTTTGTCTATCACCTTTGAGATGTATCTTAAGGAAATTATGTTCAGTATTTTTATTGGAATTGTTTCTATATACAAATGCAGGCTGATTTACATTGTTGACAATAAGATCCAGGTCACCGTCGTTATCAAGATCTCCATAAGCAGCACCGTTAGAATGTGAAGGTTCAGCTAAACCCCAATCGGCGGCAACATTTTTAAATTGAAGGCTAGAATCTTGAAGAAACATATAATTTTCAATTGGTGTGGAAGGCATCTTTTCCACAAGCTTTTCAAAATCGACTGTTTCCTGACGCATAGCAGTAATGAGATTATCTTCATTAGCCAAAAAGTCGATAAAATCTTGATCTGTTACATCTCTGTAAACTCCATTTGTTACAAATATTTCTTTAAGACCACTGTTGGTGAAATCAGCTATTAATGTACCCCAGCTCCAATCTGTAGCACTTACACCAGCATATTGGCCGATCTCCTTAAAAACACCATTGCTACCGTTTAACTGTAGCGTATTACGCATGAACTGATCATAGTAGTCATTGGCTAGAATTAATCGATGTCTGTCATAGGTTTCATAGTTGGTAGTCAGTTTTAATCTCTTGTCAGTAGCAGGTAGCATATCGGTCACAAAAATATCTGGCCACCCATCATTATTAATGTCTGCAGCATCTGTCCCCATGGAAAACTGGCTAATGTGCCCTAACCTGCTTGTAAGTTCATCTTTAAAGGTTCCGTCTTTTTGATTTACATAAAGGTAATCCCTTTCGAAGAAGTCATTAGAAATGTACAAATCCAACCAGCCATCTAAATTTATATCTGTTACAGTTACTCCTAGCCCAAAACCTATTACACTTCCATAAATTCCAGATTCCTGACTTACATCAATAAACTTATTGCTATCATTTCTATACAACTTATCACCACCAGTACTATCTCGGACGTGTCTAATGTTTTCTAATCCTAAGGATGAGACAGGTCGAAAGGAATTATTAAGGACATAGCAATCTAAATCTCCATCATTATCATAATCAAAAAATACAGCATGTGTGCTAAAACCTTTATCTGCTAGACCGAATTCTTCAGCTTTATCTGTGAAGGTGAGATCACCATTATTAATAAATAATTCATTTTCCCTTCTTCCCCCTGTTATGTCTCCTGAGTTACAAACGTAGATATCTAGCAAGCCATCGCCATTTACATCAGCCATACTTACTCCGGTGGACCAAATTTTATCACCTCCGACACCAGCTTGATCCGTTATATCCTTGAAATTAAAATCCCCTTGATTTAGAAATAGCTGGTTGCCTTTCATATTGGCTGTCATGTAAACATCGGGAAGACTATCATTATTGATGTCCCCTATGGCAACACCACCACCATTATAGTAATTTCTGTACCTAAAAACGTCGAGATCTTTATTTAAGGTGAGCTCGTTGGTGAAGGATATTCCAGAAGTGGTTACATTGGTAAAAAGGGTTTCCTGTGAAGGTTCTTCAGGGGTGGAACAAGAAATGCAAAATATTATGAAGGTCAGGTTAATTAGTTTCCGCATTAATAATGGTATTTAACAAGTAAAAGCAAGTGCCATTATGACACTTGCTTTTAATGATAAGTCTTTTATTAATTAATATCCAGGATTAGGCTGCAAATTAGGATTAGAGTCTAATGCCTGTTGAGGGATTGGGAATAAAACTCTTGTTTTGTCTGTAACTGTTTTACCTTCCCATGTTGATGTGAACGTTCCAAATCTAATTTGATCAGTTCTTCTTACTCTCTCGTAATAAAGTTCTCTTCCTCTTTCATCCAGAACGATGTCTAAAGATGCTGGAATTGATGCTACACCACGAAGATCTCTTAGTTCATC
This genomic interval carries:
- a CDS encoding VCBS repeat-containing protein, which gives rise to MRKLINLTFIIFCISCSTPEEPSQETLFTNVTTSGISFTNELTLNKDLDVFRYRNYYNGGGVAIGDINNDSLPDVYMTANMKGNQLFLNQGDFNFKDITDQAGVGGDKIWSTGVSMADVNGDGLLDIYVCNSGDITGGRRENELFINNGDLTFTDKAEEFGLADKGFSTHAVFFDYDNDGDLDCYVLNNSFRPVSSLGLENIRHVRDSTGGDKLYRNDSNKFIDVSQESGIYGSVIGFGLGVTVTDINLDGWLDLYISNDFFERDYLYVNQKDGTFKDELTSRLGHISQFSMGTDAADINNDGWPDIFVTDMLPATDKRLKLTTNYETYDRHRLILANDYYDQFMRNTLQLNGSNGVFKEIGQYAGVSATDWSWGTLIADFTNSGLKEIFVTNGVYRDVTDQDFIDFLANEDNLITAMRQETVDFEKLVEKMPSTPIENYMFLQDSSLQFKNVAADWGLAEPSHSNGAAYGDLDNDGDLDLIVNNVNQPAFVYRNNSNKNTEHNFLKIHLKGDRQNPFGVGARVQIFWQGNTQMLENIPTKGFQSSMNYELIFGLGKSSKVDSLIVTWGPDKKQIINSAIQANQTLHIDIQNASMFSGPTIDQGSDIKGVNINMTPEFKHKENSFVDFDRERLIYHMISREGPSLAKCDINGDGLDDFYIGGATGQAGSVYIQQKNGSFRSLEVSDFKTDQNFEDVDAIFLDVNNDGLQDLYVVSGGYEFPAGTASLQDRVYIQKSAGSKIDFTRSESALPRFFDMGACVKAGDFNNDGFIDLFVGGRAEPGKYGSPGTSRILENSGDGKFIDVTATVAPKLVKVGMVTDGVWVDIDNDSDLDLIVVGEWMPPTIFKNKGANLERLYNVPGLVNSNGWYQSIISTDLNQDGEMDLLIGNWGLNSKFNASEKEPLTLFINDFDNNGTDEHIFAYYQNGQLYPTALKNDLIKQLPLLKKKFTYFKDYAGKTINEIFSSEELDKSVRLEVFNLASIAVINNGDGSYTTQNLPEKAQFSPIFDIQPISNEETDQKFLLTGNYSATKPEEGIYDSNHGQILDYTTTPKILTTEIGVTGDVKKVISVRTINNKRLLIVAKNNDSLEFYEY